Proteins co-encoded in one Gemmatimonadota bacterium genomic window:
- a CDS encoding DUF4919 domain-containing protein, producing MYLTIICVMALLVNGVVQIDQEETETKDYSAANARYEELVEQLKADVSSVDFDELRRIYVKTEYYAPYSSSETKDTANMNEGINEEDWGKCLESATRILSYSYISLDAHYGAMICSRNSNDTQSGDFHESVLDGLLESIWASGDGRSPETAFFCTSLQERWAFLGMHGLVYNVKELEVHDGLYFDVVHVTNLADSSQFKLYFDVTTPLRRGRR from the coding sequence ATGTACCTGACCATCATTTGTGTCATGGCATTGCTAGTGAACGGTGTTGTCCAAATCGATCAAGAAGAAACCGAGACAAAAGACTATTCTGCAGCAAACGCCCGATATGAAGAACTTGTGGAGCAACTGAAAGCAGACGTTTCGTCGGTGGATTTCGATGAATTGCGCAGAATATACGTGAAAACTGAATACTATGCGCCTTATTCGAGTTCAGAAACAAAAGACACGGCCAACATGAATGAGGGTATAAATGAGGAGGACTGGGGAAAATGTCTTGAGTCTGCGACACGTATACTGTCCTACAGTTACATAAGCCTGGATGCACACTATGGGGCCATGATTTGTTCAAGAAACAGCAACGATACCCAATCCGGTGATTTCCACGAATCCGTTTTGGATGGTCTGCTCGAGTCGATATGGGCAAGTGGTGACGGCAGGTCGCCGGAGACAGCGTTTTTTTGTACAAGCCTGCAAGAAAGATGGGCTTTCCTGGGGATGCACGGACTTGTATACAATGTCAAGGAGCTGGAAGTCCACGATGGCCTATATTTCGATGTAGTGCACGTAACAAATCTCGCAGACAGCAGTCAGTTTAAACTGTATTTCGATGTAACGACACCATTGAGACGTGGCCGTCGATAG
- a CDS encoding ABC transporter permease, with protein MLKHYFTISARHLLRHKPYAVLNILNLAVGMACAVLIGLYIQDERAYDRYHANADRIYRVVNGTNAKTTPALGPAIQELLPEVQAFARLSPPFGGWIIRYEDQSYFEDRVFWADPEVLDVYSFPLVRGNPDQALQGPGKVVITESMARKYFGSADPLGKTVTLDTWPYTVTGVMRDLPGHSHFQADFFLGIEGSFGIYGEEYLEQWDWPSFYTYLLLSPDVDPIAFAQKMPDVLENRFGARWEAENITMNLRLQPLTDIYLYSRLENEAGENGNGTYLLLLGALAVVIVLLACFNFMNMATARSLTRNREVALRKAFGANRGQLVRQFMGESFGITCVAIVTALILVALSLPFFQDLTGKTIALDIFRSWQFWTGIAAVTLLVGFVSGSYPAFFTAAFTPADHLKGRTGTGATRHLVRRLLVMGQCMMVILLLGSTWVFTAQLDYIQGKRLGLQPERVLVGPSSFPTFVDQYPVFRETLEQYPQIESVGTTLMLPGRTGRKGLLATTGTRRTDRPQAEAQNLLDWAITDDFVEVFGMELLAGRSLSSSRLADREEAVMINETAMRQLGWNAPEEAIDQEVLIHIGHPWAHDRQIIGVIADFHMRSLHHRIEPMIIRHWPRENLPFYAIRIRSDDVTGTVSWIQETWKQQMPDVPMVYSFLDADYGRLYAAEATLREVFGVFSSVAVFMACAGLFGLASFMSARRTREVGMRRILGATVLQTTSLLLKEFVYLVLIATVLAAPIAYFTMRQWLQLFSYRADVGPAAFFAAGAVVLAIALITVSFRVVGVARANPVDTLRYE; from the coding sequence TTGCTGAAACACTACTTCACGATCAGTGCCAGGCATCTGCTCAGGCATAAACCCTATGCCGTGCTGAATATCCTGAATCTGGCCGTAGGCATGGCCTGCGCGGTCCTCATCGGCCTGTATATACAAGACGAACGGGCCTACGACCGGTACCATGCGAATGCGGATCGGATCTACCGCGTCGTGAACGGGACCAATGCAAAAACGACCCCCGCCCTCGGTCCCGCCATTCAGGAACTCCTTCCGGAAGTTCAGGCATTCGCCCGCCTCAGTCCGCCCTTTGGCGGGTGGATCATTCGGTATGAAGACCAATCGTACTTCGAAGACCGTGTGTTCTGGGCGGATCCCGAAGTCCTGGACGTTTATTCTTTTCCACTGGTGCGGGGCAATCCCGATCAGGCGCTTCAGGGTCCGGGAAAGGTCGTCATCACCGAGTCCATGGCGCGCAAGTACTTCGGAAGCGCCGATCCGCTCGGCAAGACGGTAACGCTGGATACCTGGCCATACACCGTCACCGGCGTGATGCGGGATCTACCCGGGCATTCGCATTTCCAGGCGGACTTCTTCCTGGGGATCGAGGGGTCGTTCGGTATCTATGGGGAGGAATACCTGGAGCAGTGGGATTGGCCTTCCTTCTATACCTACCTGTTGCTGTCGCCGGATGTGGATCCCATCGCCTTCGCGCAGAAAATGCCGGATGTGCTCGAAAACCGGTTCGGTGCGCGGTGGGAAGCGGAGAACATCACGATGAACCTCCGGTTGCAGCCGCTGACCGACATCTACCTTTACTCCCGACTCGAGAACGAGGCCGGAGAGAACGGCAACGGCACGTACCTGCTGCTGCTCGGCGCCCTGGCCGTCGTCATCGTCCTGCTGGCCTGTTTCAACTTCATGAACATGGCGACCGCCCGTTCGCTCACGCGGAACCGCGAGGTCGCGCTGCGGAAGGCCTTCGGAGCGAACCGGGGGCAACTGGTCCGCCAGTTCATGGGCGAGTCCTTCGGCATCACGTGTGTCGCCATCGTGACCGCATTGATCCTCGTCGCGCTCAGTCTGCCGTTCTTCCAGGATCTCACGGGAAAGACCATCGCCCTCGACATCTTTAGGTCCTGGCAGTTCTGGACAGGCATCGCCGCGGTGACCCTCCTGGTGGGATTTGTTTCCGGCAGTTATCCCGCGTTTTTCACGGCGGCCTTCACGCCGGCGGATCACTTGAAAGGCAGGACCGGGACCGGTGCAACCCGCCACCTTGTGCGAAGGCTGCTGGTCATGGGCCAGTGCATGATGGTGATCTTGCTGCTCGGCAGCACCTGGGTGTTCACCGCACAACTGGACTACATCCAGGGCAAGCGGCTGGGCCTGCAGCCGGAACGGGTGCTCGTGGGACCTTCCAGTTTCCCGACCTTCGTGGATCAGTATCCGGTTTTCAGGGAAACCCTCGAGCAGTATCCCCAAATCGAAAGCGTTGGTACCACCCTCATGCTGCCCGGCCGCACAGGACGCAAGGGCCTGCTTGCCACAACGGGGACGCGGCGCACCGATCGGCCGCAGGCGGAAGCGCAGAATTTGCTCGACTGGGCGATCACCGATGATTTCGTCGAGGTATTCGGGATGGAGTTGCTGGCCGGCCGGAGCCTGTCGAGTTCGCGCCTGGCAGACCGGGAGGAAGCCGTGATGATCAACGAAACCGCCATGCGGCAGCTGGGTTGGAACGCGCCCGAAGAGGCCATAGACCAGGAGGTCCTGATCCACATCGGCCATCCCTGGGCGCATGATCGCCAGATCATCGGCGTGATCGCGGATTTCCACATGCGGTCGCTGCACCATCGCATCGAGCCGATGATCATCCGGCATTGGCCCAGGGAGAACCTGCCCTTCTACGCGATCCGAATCCGATCCGATGACGTGACCGGCACGGTCTCATGGATCCAGGAAACCTGGAAGCAGCAGATGCCGGACGTTCCCATGGTGTATTCGTTTCTCGATGCGGACTACGGCCGGCTCTACGCGGCCGAGGCGACGCTCCGTGAGGTCTTCGGCGTTTTCTCGTCCGTTGCGGTCTTCATGGCCTGCGCAGGGCTGTTCGGCCTGGCCTCGTTCATGTCGGCGCGGCGTACGAGGGAAGTGGGCATGCGGAGGATTCTTGGCGCCACGGTCCTCCAGACGACCAGCCTGCTCCTGAAGGAATTCGTCTACCTGGTACTGATCGCCACGGTACTGGCCGCACCCATCGCCTACTTCACCATGCGGCAGTGGCTTCAGCTGTTCTCCTACCGTGCGGACGTCGGTCCCGCCGCCTTCTTCGCCGCCGGCGCGGTCGTCCTGGCCATCGCCCTGATTACCGTGAGTTTCCGTGTCGTCGGCGTTGCCCGGGCGAACCCGGTGGATACGCTGAGGTATGAGTAG
- a CDS encoding phosphotransferase — protein sequence MDHGRIHPITGGWSYWTFEIGHGCLGEHAESSTSGWIFRFPRNRVVAENLRKEQAVLPVVVPRVEFAVPRFEHVGTWRGQPYAGYRRIPGRPLSGPPFTGVKLVADMAESIASTLSSLHTIPTSLVAEACGVEPTIEAWRQRYLGLRETVQARIAPILDSRTLNAVERGFGRFLDEELATLKDVALVHCDLGCEHILTDEGGTTVTGLIDFEDVTIGDPAIDFVGLYVTHGMEAVERIRDGYQRTSGIQRALDVHFVNRLRFYTWMASCHEVIYGLEEGKSDLVEEGITGLRARLGHAGLH from the coding sequence TTGGATCACGGTCGGATCCATCCTATCACCGGCGGCTGGTCTTACTGGACCTTCGAAATCGGGCACGGGTGCCTCGGCGAGCATGCCGAGTCCTCGACTTCCGGCTGGATCTTTCGATTTCCCAGAAACCGTGTCGTCGCGGAGAACCTAAGGAAAGAGCAGGCGGTACTGCCCGTAGTCGTCCCAAGGGTCGAGTTCGCTGTGCCGCGTTTCGAGCACGTTGGTACCTGGCGCGGCCAACCCTATGCGGGGTACCGGCGGATTCCAGGTCGGCCACTGTCCGGTCCTCCATTTACCGGTGTTAAGCTGGTCGCTGATATGGCCGAATCCATAGCGTCGACGCTCTCCTCACTGCATACCATTCCCACCTCGCTGGTCGCCGAGGCCTGCGGCGTGGAACCCACCATCGAGGCGTGGAGGCAGCGCTACCTCGGGCTGAGGGAAACTGTCCAAGCCAGGATTGCGCCAATTCTGGACTCGCGCACACTCAACGCGGTCGAACGCGGTTTCGGTCGGTTTCTCGACGAGGAACTCGCGACGCTCAAGGACGTCGCCCTGGTGCACTGCGACCTGGGCTGTGAACATATCCTGACCGATGAGGGCGGGACGACCGTGACCGGCCTGATAGACTTCGAAGACGTGACCATCGGCGATCCGGCGATCGATTTCGTCGGATTATATGTTACTCACGGCATGGAGGCCGTTGAGAGGATTCGAGACGGCTACCAGCGTACGTCAGGCATCCAACGCGCATTGGACGTCCACTTCGTAAACAGGCTCCGCTTCTACACCTGGATGGCTTCCTGTCACGAGGTCATCTACGGATTGGAAGAAGGAAAATCGGATCTGGTGGAGGAAGGTATTACAGGGTTGCGGGCCCGACTCGGCCACGCCGGGTTGCACTGA
- a CDS encoding ABC transporter permease, producing MFRNYLTVILRNLLRHRGYLAINVLGLAIGIASCVLVMLYVQDELSYDQHHEKKDRIYRLAISETAGGKPDEWAMSPPPWAPVLASEFPEIEHFTRIKPPNTGWLVRYGDKRSYEKYFVFADSSVFDIFTIPLVQGNPETALAEPHTVVVSAAMVDKYFGDENPIGKVIAADDRYMFTVTGIMRDMPENSHFHADFLASFATMAVDGIYFEPTTMQDLSSSMYTYLLLKEGRASEDLEKKLPQFLERHVGEQLKSLGMEMRPFLQPLTDIHLHSHLKLEIEANSDIRYVYIFSLLAAFILLIACVNFMNLATARSIRRAQKVGIRKVLGAHRVHLIKQFMGESVFFSLIALIVALGSVHLLLPQFNQLSGKALEMDYQTTWLIPALGTIALFTGIAAGGYPALVLSSFRPVAVLSGESKAGVSQSFLRKSLITFQFIVSIIMIIGTGAVIGQVEYMRNKELGFDKEHVVVLRLPDREAVLGYPVFKREVMQFPEIVNVSSSASVPGTAPSLNSILPEGFSEDQMPLVATIWADFDFVETLDIELKSGRSFSRAFTSDNNAVVINETAARSFEWEDPIGKTFRHPGAPDTAPSRNVIGVVSDFHHQSLHQRIEPLIIMYWSEGRFMVVKLQGQNLSRGLEILHAQWRETYPDHPAMDFYFLDEDLQRQYVAEQRLGSVFVAGAVLSILIACMGLLGLASYLTEQRTREIGIRKVLGASISNVIVQLSGDFTKLILIAFAIGAPAGYFGMQTWLENFPYRIELSQWIFMFAGLAVLLITWLTVGYHTLKTATANPADALRAE from the coding sequence ATGTTCAGAAACTACCTTACCGTCATTCTGAGGAACCTGCTCAGACACCGAGGCTATTTGGCGATCAATGTGCTGGGGCTGGCCATTGGTATAGCCTCGTGTGTGCTGGTAATGCTCTATGTGCAGGACGAACTCAGCTACGACCAGCACCACGAGAAAAAGGACCGGATATATCGCCTGGCAATATCCGAAACGGCCGGCGGCAAGCCGGATGAGTGGGCGATGTCGCCACCGCCCTGGGCCCCGGTACTGGCGTCGGAATTCCCTGAAATCGAACACTTCACCCGGATAAAACCACCGAACACCGGCTGGCTCGTTCGTTACGGCGACAAGCGTTCCTATGAGAAGTACTTCGTCTTCGCGGATTCATCGGTCTTTGACATTTTCACGATCCCCCTTGTCCAGGGCAATCCAGAAACGGCCCTGGCTGAACCACATACCGTAGTGGTCTCAGCGGCGATGGTGGATAAGTACTTTGGGGATGAGAATCCAATAGGCAAAGTGATCGCCGCTGACGACCGGTACATGTTTACGGTTACGGGAATCATGCGGGACATGCCGGAAAACTCGCATTTCCACGCCGACTTCCTGGCCTCCTTTGCCACCATGGCGGTGGATGGGATATACTTCGAGCCGACCACGATGCAGGACCTTAGCTCTTCCATGTACACGTATCTACTGCTCAAGGAAGGACGTGCCTCCGAAGATCTTGAGAAGAAACTCCCTCAGTTTCTGGAAAGACACGTCGGTGAGCAACTGAAGTCCCTGGGCATGGAAATGAGACCGTTCCTGCAACCGCTCACCGATATACATCTGCACTCCCACCTGAAACTCGAGATCGAAGCAAACAGCGACATACGGTATGTCTACATCTTCTCGTTGCTGGCCGCATTCATCCTGCTGATCGCCTGCGTGAATTTCATGAACCTGGCCACTGCGCGCTCCATCCGAAGAGCGCAGAAAGTCGGTATCCGGAAAGTACTGGGCGCCCACCGGGTCCATCTGATCAAGCAGTTTATGGGAGAGTCGGTCTTCTTCTCACTGATCGCGCTGATCGTTGCGCTGGGATCAGTCCACCTGCTCCTGCCACAGTTCAACCAGTTGTCCGGCAAAGCGCTGGAAATGGATTATCAGACAACGTGGCTGATACCGGCCCTCGGGACCATCGCTCTTTTTACAGGGATCGCCGCCGGCGGATATCCCGCGCTTGTCCTTTCCTCCTTCAGGCCGGTTGCCGTACTGAGCGGCGAATCAAAAGCGGGGGTCTCCCAATCCTTTCTGAGAAAATCACTGATCACCTTCCAGTTCATCGTTTCGATTATCATGATCATCGGAACAGGTGCTGTGATCGGACAGGTGGAGTACATGCGGAACAAGGAACTGGGTTTCGACAAAGAACACGTGGTAGTCCTACGACTTCCCGATAGAGAGGCCGTGCTTGGCTATCCGGTCTTCAAGCGAGAGGTCATGCAATTTCCTGAAATCGTAAACGTGAGTTCGTCGGCCAGCGTACCCGGGACGGCCCCTTCGCTCAATTCAATTCTACCGGAAGGATTCTCCGAGGATCAGATGCCTTTGGTTGCCACAATCTGGGCGGACTTCGACTTCGTGGAAACATTGGACATCGAGCTCAAGTCCGGCCGCTCGTTTTCGCGGGCTTTCACCTCGGACAACAACGCCGTCGTGATCAACGAAACAGCTGCACGGTCCTTTGAATGGGAAGACCCGATCGGAAAGACCTTCAGACATCCAGGCGCACCGGACACCGCTCCATCCAGGAATGTCATTGGCGTCGTGAGCGATTTTCACCACCAGTCGCTGCATCAACGCATCGAGCCCTTGATAATTATGTACTGGAGTGAAGGCAGGTTTATGGTGGTCAAGCTTCAGGGGCAGAACCTTTCCCGCGGACTTGAAATCCTGCACGCACAATGGCGGGAAACATATCCAGACCATCCCGCCATGGATTTCTATTTTTTGGACGAGGACCTGCAGCGACAGTATGTTGCCGAACAACGGCTGGGATCCGTTTTCGTCGCCGGCGCAGTACTTTCAATTCTGATCGCGTGCATGGGACTTTTAGGGCTGGCATCCTATTTGACTGAACAGCGGACCCGGGAAATCGGCATCCGCAAGGTCCTCGGCGCTTCGATTTCGAACGTCATCGTGCAGTTGTCCGGGGACTTCACGAAGCTGATCCTGATCGCATTCGCGATTGGCGCACCGGCCGGTTACTTCGGTATGCAGACGTGGCTCGAGAACTTTCCGTATCGGATAGAACTTAGCCAGTGGATATTCATGTTCGCGGGCCTTGCCGTACTACTGATCACATGGTTGACAGTAGGATACCACACCCTGAAGACCGCGACGGCCAATCCCGCCGATGCGTTGCGCGCCGAGTGA
- a CDS encoding RNA polymerase sigma factor, with product MTVDDLYGTYASSLSAHARYLTRDKDQADDLFQETFIRAMKHMGLLGSLSPPRRRAWLYRTMGNLFVDRTRARQREATFLDRWLRLAQEESSSTAGLESRPDGHSGMTVTVAEIMKHVPEKHRDLVHMRFVLGLTSREISERTGVPAGTVRFRLHEAIRKLRARISRVT from the coding sequence ATGACCGTAGATGATCTTTATGGGACCTATGCTTCATCACTTTCGGCACACGCTCGATATCTGACCAGGGACAAAGACCAGGCGGACGACCTGTTCCAGGAGACGTTCATTCGCGCCATGAAGCACATGGGACTGCTCGGATCCCTTTCGCCTCCCCGAAGACGGGCCTGGCTGTACCGAACCATGGGAAATCTATTCGTCGACAGGACGCGTGCCAGGCAGAGAGAAGCGACGTTTCTCGACAGGTGGCTTCGACTCGCGCAGGAGGAGTCGAGCAGTACCGCAGGATTGGAATCTCGGCCGGATGGTCATTCCGGCATGACGGTGACCGTGGCGGAGATCATGAAGCATGTGCCGGAGAAACACCGCGACCTTGTTCATATGCGTTTTGTCCTGGGACTCACGAGCAGGGAAATCTCGGAACGGACGGGCGTTCCGGCCGGGACTGTCCGCTTCCGGCTGCATGAAGCAATCAGAAAACTGCGCGCGCGGATTTCCCGTGTCACATAA
- a CDS encoding HigA family addiction module antitoxin — protein MVRVPTDRIPTHPGEMLLEEFLIPMKLTQRELADALNVPYQRVNELVNGRRGITPSTALRLAKYFDVSPTFWLNLQLRWDLYHAMQSEARALAAIEPRGIGVEV, from the coding sequence ATGGTACGAGTTCCTACAGATCGTATTCCAACCCATCCGGGCGAGATGCTGCTGGAAGAATTCCTGATTCCGATGAAGTTGACACAGCGTGAGTTGGCTGACGCCCTAAACGTTCCCTACCAGCGCGTGAACGAACTGGTAAACGGCCGTCGCGGAATTACACCTAGCACAGCACTGCGCCTGGCCAAGTACTTCGACGTGTCGCCCACGTTCTGGCTAAATCTTCAACTACGTTGGGATTTGTATCATGCCATGCAGTCAGAAGCGCGGGCGTTGGCGGCGATTGAGCCTCGTGGTATTGGCGTCGAAGTATAA
- a CDS encoding helix-turn-helix transcriptional regulator, which translates to MRNRLKVLRAERDWTQAELASRLKVSRQTVNAIEKGKYDPSLSLAFKISRVFNMPIEKVFLEE; encoded by the coding sequence ATGAGAAACCGGCTAAAAGTGTTGCGAGCTGAAAGAGACTGGACCCAGGCTGAGTTGGCTAGTCGACTGAAAGTTTCCAGGCAGACGGTGAATGCCATTGAGAAGGGCAAGTATGACCCGAGCCTGTCCCTGGCCTTCAAGATCTCCAGAGTTTTCAATATGCCGATTGAGAAGGTGTTTTTAGAAGAGTAG
- a CDS encoding HAD family hydrolase: protein MNITTISFDVDQTLIDTDRVIMRSMESVRDELIKRVPGERTRSLMVEEMWSIRDREEKDFVGNVRDFDEIRRRSFLRMLDHVGYTGPDLSTRLNEVYLEHRYNDIVPYEDVVPMLDALGPIFKLGLLSNGNNYPEYFGLADRFDFAVYAQDIGIEKPDPMPFQIAAQRAGCNRDHLLHVGDSLETDVEGAQAVGVRAVWLNREGETNDTGIEPDHEIRSLTELPVVLGTS from the coding sequence TTGAACATCACTACAATCTCCTTCGACGTCGACCAGACCCTAATCGACACGGACCGGGTCATCATGCGATCCATGGAGTCCGTTCGCGATGAACTGATAAAGCGCGTACCGGGTGAGCGAACCCGAAGCCTGATGGTAGAGGAGATGTGGTCTATTCGCGATCGGGAAGAGAAAGACTTCGTGGGAAACGTGAGAGACTTCGACGAGATCCGGCGGAGGTCCTTCCTCCGGATGCTGGATCACGTCGGATACACGGGCCCCGATCTCTCGACACGTCTTAACGAAGTATACCTGGAACACCGGTACAATGACATTGTGCCCTATGAGGATGTCGTGCCCATGCTTGATGCCCTCGGCCCGATCTTCAAACTCGGTCTGCTGTCGAACGGCAACAACTACCCTGAATACTTCGGACTCGCAGATCGTTTTGACTTCGCTGTCTATGCACAGGATATCGGTATCGAGAAACCGGATCCAATGCCCTTCCAGATCGCGGCACAAAGAGCAGGTTGTAACCGGGACCACCTGCTACACGTCGGAGATTCGCTGGAAACGGATGTCGAAGGCGCACAAGCAGTCGGTGTGCGTGCGGTGTGGTTGAATCGCGAAGGTGAGACGAACGATACCGGGATCGAACCAGACCATGAAATCAGGTCGTTAACCGAACTTCCCGTGGTTTTGGGCACAAGTTGA
- a CDS encoding DUF3830 family protein, with protein sequence MDRFIEVTLKKRGVSCIARLLDDLAPKTCEAVWNALPQENDAYHAKYASNEVYTLVPSFAPSEPGMENPTVTPITGDLLYFFFPPGAVNVPTLREAAFNTGLVDLAIFYGRDNLILSPNMGLIPGNRFGEITEHLEEMVEACTSVWREGFAGERLAFTRVE encoded by the coding sequence ATGGATCGTTTTATTGAAGTGACCTTGAAGAAACGCGGCGTGAGCTGCATCGCACGGTTGCTGGATGACCTCGCGCCGAAGACGTGCGAGGCGGTGTGGAATGCCCTGCCGCAGGAGAACGATGCCTATCACGCCAAGTACGCAAGCAACGAAGTCTATACCCTCGTCCCATCCTTCGCGCCAAGTGAACCAGGTATGGAGAATCCCACCGTTACGCCGATCACCGGCGACCTGCTCTACTTCTTCTTTCCACCCGGCGCCGTCAACGTGCCGACGTTACGCGAGGCTGCCTTCAACACGGGTCTGGTCGACCTCGCGATCTTCTACGGACGGGACAATCTGATCCTGTCACCCAACATGGGACTGATCCCGGGCAATCGCTTCGGCGAGATTACGGAGCATCTCGAGGAGATGGTGGAGGCGTGCACGAGCGTCTGGCGAGAGGGATTCGCCGGAGAGCGGCTGGCGTTCACTAGGGTGGAGTAG